The segment CGTAGCCGGGCTTCTCCTTCCGCCGTTCGGCGATGAAGGACCTGACGAGGCGACCGTAGTCTTCGTAGCGCGCCTGTTCCTCGTCTGTCAGCGCCACGGGGATGCGCACCACGTCGTAGTCCGCCAGGGTCTTCCCCTTGGCGTGCGGGATCTCCTGACGGTAGACGACGGGGCCGACGAGCCACGCCAGATCGGCATCGAGGCCGTCCGAGCGCTCCGGCGTCGCCGTCAGGCCCAGCCGCATCGGCGCGGCACAGAAGAGCGCCGCCTCCCGGCGGCACGGGCCGGGCAGGTGGTGCTCCTCGTCGAAGACCACGAGCCCGAACCGTGCGCCCAGCTCGCCCATGTGGGCGTAGGCGCTGTCGTAGGTGGTGACCGTCACGCTGCGGACGTTGTGCCGGTTGTCCCCAAGGATGCCCGCATCACACCCAAGGCCGCGGAGGATGCGCCGATGCCATTGGTACATCAGGTCGCGCACCGGCGCCACGACGAGCGTCGCCACGCTCGTGTGCCGCATGGCCGCCAGGGCGACCTCGGTCTTCCCCGTGCCGGTCGGCATGACGACCTGCCCGCGGCCGCCGGCCGCCCGCCAGGCGTCGAGCGCTTCCTGTTGCTCCCGACGCAGGGGTGGGAGACTCACCACGCCCCACTTCACGTGCGGCGGCACCGGCACCTCGTCCACGAACCGCCCGGGGAACTGCTCCGACAGCTCTGCCCGCACGCGCACGTAGTGGATCGCGTCGCACCGGAATGCCCCGATCCGCTCGTCCCAAACCCACGGTCCCGTCTCCCGAGCCAGGTCGGCGTCCGACTCCCGCGCGCCGTCCAGCCGGAGTGTCCCGCGGTCGAAAGACAAGCGGAGAACCTGCTCGGGTTCCATCGGCACGCCCTCTCGCATCCGCTGTGCCGGCGCCACCAAGCCAACCCTGGCTCCCCGGCTACCAGTATAGACTGCCGCCCACGAGCATGCAATTCGGCCCCTCGTCCTCACTCACGGCCGATGCAGGCGCTTCGCCGCAGAGTTCGGTCGGCCTCACAGGGCTGCACGCCCAAACCGTGGAGCGCGGGCCTGTCTGCTCGTCGTCGCTGGTCGCGGACGCTATACGATGGCGCGATGCAAAGCGAACGACAACGCGCAACCCTGCGGGCCCGTTCGCGTCGGCAGTCGACCGGGGATCGATCTGGCGGTCGTCCGCAGCCCACGGTGCCACAGGGGCGGCCCAGTGATCAACAGGGGCGATGGCCGGGAAGGGCCGCTTGGGCGGGATTGCCACTCCGCCCGACCCTTCGCCAGGCTGCCGCGGTGCGGGTGTGTTCTTCTTCGGCGGTGCCATCGCGGGGTGTGTGCAAGGGCGTCGCGGGAGCCGCCGGCATGGGCGGGGCCACAGGCTCACGGGGCGCAAGGAGCTACGCCTGGGGACCCGCGGCGGCCTCCGCAGATCCCTTGGGTCTGGTCGGGTCCGCGTTCTCTGTTCCTTTGCCGCGGCTTA is part of the Planctomycetota bacterium genome and harbors:
- a CDS encoding DEAD/DEAH box helicase family protein, with the translated sequence MEPEQVLRLSFDRGTLRLDGARESDADLARETGPWVWDERIGAFRCDAIHYVRVRAELSEQFPGRFVDEVPVPPHVKWGVVSLPPLRREQQEALDAWRAAGGRGQVVMPTGTGKTEVALAAMRHTSVATLVVAPVRDLMYQWHRRILRGLGCDAGILGDNRHNVRSVTVTTYDSAYAHMGELGARFGLVVFDEEHHLPGPCRREAALFCAAPMRLGLTATPERSDGLDADLAWLVGPVVYRQEIPHAKGKTLADYDVVRIPVALTDEEQARYEDYGRLVRSFIAERRKEKPGY